The following proteins are encoded in a genomic region of Nocardioides renjunii:
- the secD gene encoding protein translocase subunit SecD has protein sequence MSRGVWVRFILVLGLLAGCALLAINVKPNLGLDLRGGAQFVFEAEGTEQTPATAENVDKTLQVLRGRVDALGVAESTLVRQGENRILVELPGVTNDEEAQEAEDRIGTTAKLTIHEVIATAEPDAEPSKNKNLVLPSDQGDTLEVGPTVIQGEEITGASAVQREQSVDWVVAIDFDGKGGDTWADITGTAACNPSGDPKRRIAIVLDGEIISSPEVNTGVGCDVGIRGGSTDITGSYTPTEAKDLAALIQGGALPLELTAISDRLVGPSLGEEAIDASIEAGIIGLLLTGLFIVVVYRLVGLMATIALGSYALLAYAMLVGLGSTLTLPGLAGFVLAIGMAIDANVLVFERAREEYAAYPSAGLRRALAVGFNKAWTAIIDSNVTTLLAAGLLFFLGSGPIKGFGVTLSIGVVASMVSALIIARVLCDLAVANKPVNRKPAISGLGDIGKVRTWLDRKDPDIMSSRRTWLGVSAVALVIAVTGIATQGLNLGVEFTGGRQLDYSVSESVTIEQARTAVADAGFPEAVVQTADTADFTVRTGEISNEEEQRIEDELAAVGGEVTKVDDQQIGASLGEELRNNALIAFGVAFLAQLLYLAIRFKWTFGVSAVVAMAHDVVLVVGLFAWLHKPIDGIFLAAAMTIVGLSVNDTVVVFDRVRERWYGSKPEDDFRTLANKAAVETIPRTVNTGLGSMFILAALAVLGGDSLQDFAIALLVGLIVGTYSSIFMATPLLTYMQEKWPLSRVKKEKVERTPEDSGAVV, from the coding sequence ATGTCACGTGGTGTCTGGGTCCGTTTCATCCTCGTGCTCGGCCTCCTGGCCGGGTGCGCGCTGCTTGCGATCAACGTCAAGCCCAACCTCGGCCTCGACCTCCGGGGCGGCGCGCAGTTCGTCTTCGAGGCAGAGGGCACCGAGCAGACCCCCGCCACCGCAGAGAACGTCGACAAGACCCTGCAGGTGCTCCGCGGCCGCGTCGACGCCCTCGGTGTCGCCGAGTCGACGCTCGTGCGCCAGGGCGAGAACCGCATCCTCGTCGAGCTCCCCGGCGTCACGAACGACGAGGAGGCGCAGGAGGCCGAGGACCGGATCGGCACCACCGCCAAGCTGACGATCCACGAGGTCATCGCCACCGCCGAGCCCGACGCCGAGCCGAGCAAGAACAAGAACCTCGTTCTCCCCTCCGACCAGGGCGACACCCTCGAGGTCGGTCCCACGGTCATCCAGGGCGAGGAGATCACCGGCGCGAGCGCGGTGCAGCGCGAGCAGAGCGTCGACTGGGTCGTCGCGATCGACTTCGACGGCAAGGGTGGCGACACCTGGGCCGACATCACCGGGACGGCCGCCTGCAACCCGTCCGGCGACCCCAAGCGCCGCATCGCGATCGTGCTCGATGGCGAGATCATCTCCTCGCCCGAGGTCAACACCGGCGTCGGCTGCGACGTCGGCATCCGTGGCGGCTCCACCGACATCACCGGCAGCTACACGCCCACCGAGGCCAAGGACCTCGCCGCCCTCATCCAGGGCGGCGCGCTGCCGCTCGAGCTGACCGCCATCTCCGACCGACTCGTCGGCCCCTCGCTCGGTGAGGAGGCGATCGACGCCTCGATCGAGGCCGGCATCATCGGCCTGCTGCTCACCGGCCTCTTCATCGTGGTCGTCTACCGCCTCGTCGGCCTGATGGCGACCATCGCGCTGGGGTCGTACGCCCTGCTCGCCTACGCCATGCTCGTCGGGCTCGGGTCCACGCTGACGCTGCCCGGCCTCGCCGGATTCGTGCTCGCCATCGGCATGGCGATCGACGCCAACGTCCTCGTCTTCGAGCGAGCCCGGGAGGAGTACGCCGCGTACCCCTCCGCGGGCCTGCGTCGGGCACTGGCGGTCGGCTTCAACAAGGCGTGGACCGCGATCATCGACTCCAACGTCACGACGCTCCTCGCGGCCGGCCTCCTGTTCTTCCTCGGCTCCGGCCCGATCAAGGGCTTCGGTGTCACGCTGTCCATCGGTGTCGTCGCGTCCATGGTCTCCGCGCTGATCATCGCCCGGGTCCTCTGCGACCTGGCCGTGGCCAACAAGCCGGTCAACCGCAAGCCGGCCATCAGCGGCCTCGGCGACATCGGCAAGGTGCGCACCTGGCTGGACCGCAAGGACCCCGACATCATGAGCAGCCGCCGGACCTGGCTCGGCGTGTCGGCGGTCGCGCTGGTCATCGCGGTGACCGGCATCGCGACCCAGGGCCTCAACCTCGGCGTGGAGTTCACCGGCGGGCGCCAGCTCGACTACTCCGTCAGCGAGTCGGTCACCATCGAGCAGGCCCGCACGGCCGTGGCCGACGCCGGCTTCCCCGAGGCCGTCGTGCAGACCGCCGACACCGCCGACTTCACCGTCCGCACCGGGGAGATCTCCAACGAGGAGGAGCAGCGGATCGAGGACGAGCTGGCAGCGGTCGGCGGCGAGGTCACCAAGGTCGACGACCAGCAGATCGGCGCCTCGCTCGGTGAGGAGCTGCGCAACAACGCCCTCATCGCGTTCGGGGTGGCGTTCCTGGCCCAGCTGCTCTACCTCGCCATCCGCTTCAAGTGGACCTTCGGCGTCTCCGCCGTGGTCGCCATGGCGCACGACGTCGTGCTGGTGGTCGGCCTCTTCGCCTGGCTGCACAAGCCGATCGACGGCATCTTCCTGGCGGCGGCGATGACCATCGTCGGTCTGTCGGTCAACGACACCGTCGTCGTCTTCGACCGCGTCCGCGAACGCTGGTACGGCTCCAAGCCGGAGGACGACTTCCGCACGCTCGCCAACAAGGCGGCCGTCGAGACCATCCCCCGCACGGTCAACACCGGTCTCGGCTCGATGTTCATCCTCGCCGCGCTCGCCGTCCTCGGCGGCGACTCGCTGCAGGACTTCGCCATCGCGCTGCTCGTCGGGCTCATCGTCGGTACGTACTCCTCGATCTTCATGGCCACCCCGCTCCTCACCTACATGCAGGAGAAGTGGCCGCTCAGCCGGGTGAAGAAGGAGAAGGTCGAGCGGACGCCGGAGGACTCGGGCGCCGTCGTCTGA
- a CDS encoding M14 family zinc carboxypeptidase: MYRRTRLSSTRLVAVGGLVAASLAAGAGVAAGTAAPDDGRREIVRTASDDTTQIVMVRAPEVEDRNEVIELGLDVTEHATERGIEVVLHDDKDAQALRDAGFTWTVTVDDLEALTETNRKADRAYDARVTRSALPSGRTAYRTYDDYLRDMNRLARLYPTLTKPLTLANPTVLGERIRGLEISVGATDVRDGKPVFLLMGAHHAREWPSAEHTMEFGFDLLQSYYSSDRAVRDRARRVLSESRVIVVPVVNVDGFKISRGAEPLGDLSQFDYEMKRKNCSISAATPAQYLGGTCDDNPAGRLRGTDLNRNYPGFWGGGGASPVWSSDTFRGDAPGSEPETDSVRQLISERAVTVMISNHTYSNLVLRPPAIAATGLAPDEPELKALGDAMAAQNAYTSQASYQLYDTSGSTEDWSYWITGGLGYTFEIGDEGFHPAYEEAVVGEYLGEAPADSAGLGGNQEAYWVAAEAAADDALHSRISGKAPAGRTITVSKSVVSPTSPVIQVDGTLGEPILYADTLVNEYATDRGGRFVIDVNPSTRPLVAGRYGRLPQAPPQAPLTLVNPPGVPAVGSSESTTFEVQGLPQADNGFAVVSISWPSTDPEDFDWDFTLLGPDGTPVGSGATLANPEVIRIPDPQPGTYTIVADNYAGGSAANDWSGQVTFESPTPPIETGVKESWIVSCADRRGRVFGTREVVVDRGELAGVGDICRPGSAKR; encoded by the coding sequence ATGTACAGACGCACGAGACTGAGCAGCACCCGGCTGGTGGCGGTGGGCGGCCTGGTGGCCGCCAGCCTGGCCGCCGGCGCCGGAGTGGCAGCCGGCACGGCAGCACCGGACGACGGCCGGCGCGAGATCGTCCGCACCGCCTCCGACGACACCACCCAGATCGTGATGGTGCGCGCACCCGAGGTCGAGGACCGCAACGAGGTCATCGAGCTCGGCCTCGACGTCACCGAGCACGCCACCGAGCGCGGCATCGAGGTCGTCCTCCACGACGACAAGGACGCCCAGGCGCTGCGGGACGCCGGCTTCACGTGGACCGTCACCGTCGACGACCTCGAGGCCCTCACCGAGACCAACCGCAAGGCCGACAGGGCGTACGACGCCCGCGTGACGCGGTCGGCCCTGCCGAGCGGGCGCACGGCCTACCGCACCTACGACGACTACCTCCGCGACATGAACCGCCTCGCGCGGCTCTACCCCACCCTCACCAAGCCGCTCACCCTCGCGAACCCGACGGTCCTCGGCGAGCGGATCCGCGGGCTCGAGATCAGCGTCGGCGCCACCGACGTGCGCGACGGCAAGCCGGTCTTCCTCCTCATGGGCGCCCACCACGCCCGCGAGTGGCCGAGCGCCGAGCACACGATGGAGTTCGGCTTCGACCTGCTGCAGTCCTACTACTCGAGCGACCGCGCGGTCCGCGACCGCGCCCGGCGGGTGCTGTCCGAGTCACGGGTCATCGTCGTGCCCGTGGTCAACGTCGACGGGTTCAAGATCTCCCGCGGCGCGGAGCCGCTCGGCGACCTCAGCCAGTTCGACTACGAGATGAAGCGCAAGAACTGCTCGATCTCCGCGGCCACGCCCGCGCAGTACCTCGGCGGCACCTGCGACGACAACCCCGCCGGCCGCCTGCGCGGGACCGACCTCAACCGCAACTACCCCGGCTTCTGGGGCGGCGGCGGCGCCAGCCCGGTCTGGTCCAGCGACACGTTCCGCGGCGACGCGCCCGGCAGCGAGCCGGAGACCGACTCGGTGCGACAGCTCATCTCCGAGCGCGCGGTGACGGTCATGATCTCCAACCACACCTACAGCAACCTCGTGCTGCGACCCCCGGCCATCGCCGCCACCGGCCTGGCCCCCGACGAGCCGGAGCTCAAGGCGCTCGGCGACGCGATGGCCGCGCAGAACGCCTACACCAGCCAGGCGTCGTACCAGCTCTACGACACCTCCGGCTCGACCGAGGACTGGAGCTACTGGATCACGGGCGGGCTCGGCTACACCTTCGAGATCGGCGACGAGGGCTTCCACCCGGCCTACGAGGAGGCCGTCGTCGGGGAGTACCTCGGCGAGGCGCCGGCCGACAGTGCCGGGCTCGGCGGCAACCAGGAGGCCTACTGGGTGGCGGCCGAGGCGGCGGCCGACGACGCCCTCCACTCCCGGATCAGCGGCAAGGCGCCGGCCGGACGCACGATCACGGTCTCCAAGAGCGTGGTCTCGCCGACGTCGCCGGTCATCCAGGTCGACGGCACCCTGGGTGAGCCGATCCTCTACGCGGACACGCTCGTCAACGAGTACGCCACCGACCGCGGCGGCCGGTTCGTGATCGACGTGAACCCCTCGACGCGCCCGCTGGTGGCGGGGCGCTACGGGCGCCTCCCGCAGGCACCGCCGCAGGCTCCGCTCACGCTGGTCAACCCGCCGGGCGTGCCCGCGGTCGGAAGCAGCGAGTCGACGACCTTCGAGGTGCAGGGGCTGCCGCAGGCCGACAACGGCTTCGCCGTGGTGTCGATCTCGTGGCCGTCGACCGACCCCGAGGACTTCGACTGGGACTTCACCCTGCTCGGCCCCGACGGTACGCCGGTCGGCTCGGGCGCGACGCTCGCCAACCCCGAGGTGATCCGGATCCCCGACCCGCAGCCGGGGACCTACACCATCGTGGCCGACAACTACGCCGGCGGCTCGGCGGCCAACGACTGGTCCGGGCAGGTGACCTTCGAGAGCCCGACCCCGCCGATCGAGACCGGCGTCAAGGAGTCGTGGATCGTCTCCTGCGCCGACCGTCGCGGTCGGGTCTTCGGCACCCGCGAGGTGGTCGTGGACCGCGGCGAGCTCGCCGGGGTCGGCGACATCTGCCGGCCGGGGAGCGCCAAGCGCTGA